Proteins from a single region of Chanodichthys erythropterus isolate Z2021 chromosome 13, ASM2448905v1, whole genome shotgun sequence:
- the LOC137034944 gene encoding FYN-binding protein 1 — protein MATSTNVQGLRSHFNSLVGESMYSQPNQSSRTDDQNPLLAVKLRPVGAGSRPSPKPLMAKPNFTVNSLETRINPPLSNNKASVDSRSDAVGVKLPNRGQQENSYTQPPTAGAKPWSPAKPPVTQKPVLCKDISAALGTATDDLSVPKKKLLPAVFALGKCPAKPMRPPHVNLNKFRGNVSNTNNPEVDPEVFPLPPPPPPERLMNTSMPPPPPPPPDFTFPPAPPLMDLTLQEDYYDDTDTMMNRTQTSLGKSSNDPEESEEEMYEDLDHNWPENNTETKEEKMTKESKELKKKLEKEEKKRLEQEKKEKKEREKREQEARKKFKIKGTIEVVDTVKATVDHKGGKNKLPLKQGETIEIIRKKDNPKDYWLARNTEGHYGFVKPDTLDVGGEARHAQDGQEVYDDVGGGDEVNNLPDAIECDDIYECADDTQADFSFPPPPPLGFNGVAQTVEHRFDSLGMHEQRKYEKNITDDTYDDVNPTDFPSPPSPDSFPTFSSTSKTNEMDPKKKKKFEKEEKEFRKKFKYNAEIKVLYQATVLQSLSIKKFGNKDLPIKPGEMIDVIVHPVDDKIIGRNSEGKFGYVSTANLEQDGSVYDDVGDDCIYDND, from the exons GCCACTTCCACTAATGTACAAGGTCTGAGGTCTCACTTTAACTCACTGGTTGGTGAAAGTATGTATTCCCAACCTAATCAGAGCAGTAGAACTGATGACCAGAATCCACTGTTGGCGGTGAAACTCAGACCTGTGGGCGCAGGCTCCAGGCCTTCTCCTAAACCACTCATGGCCAAACCCAACTTCACAGTCAACTCTTTGGAGACTAGAATCAATCCTCCACTTTCTAACAACAAGGCCAGTGTTGACTCGAGAAGTGATGCTGTTGGAGTGAAGCTGCCCAATAGAGGACAGCAGGAGAACTCGTATACACAACCTCCCACTGCCGGAGCCAAACCCTGGAGTCCTGCCAAACCACCTGTCACGCAGAAACCTGTTCTCTGTAAAGATATCTCTGCAGCACTGGGAACTGCTACTGATGATTTGTCAGTGCCGAAAAAAAAGCTTCTCCCCGCTGTGTTTGCTTTAGGAAAGTGTCCTGCGAAACCAATGAGACCTCCACATGTTAACCTCAACAAGTTCAGAGGGAATG TATCCAACACCAACAATCCAGAGGTTGATCCTGAAGTTTTTCCTCTCCCACCCCCACCACCACCTGAACGCCTGATGAACACATCTATGCCTCCACCCCCACCGCCACCGCCAGACTTCACATTTCCACCTGCTCCTCCTTTGAT GGATCTGACTCTTCAGGAGGATTATTATGATGATACGGACACAATGATGAACAGGACACAGACTTCACTAG GTAAAAGCAGCAATGACCCTGAG GAGTCTGAAGAGGAGATGTACGAGGATCTTGACCACAACTG GCCAGAAAACAACACAGAAACGAAGGAGGAAAAGATGACAAAAGAATCAAAAGAACTCAAGAAAAAGCTTGAAAAAGAAGAGAAGAAACGCTTGGAACAGGAGAAGAAagagaagaaagagagagagaaaagggaGCAGGAGGCCAGGAAAAAGTTTAAA ATCAAGGGTACGATTGAGGTAGTTGACACGGTGAAGGCCACAGTGGACCACAAAGGTGGGAAGAACAAACTTCCACTGAAGCAGGGAGAGACCATTGAAATTATCCGCAAAAAAGACAACCCCAAGGACTACTGGCTTGCCAGGAACACTGAAGGCCACT ATGGTTTTGTGAAGCCTGACACTCTAGATGTGGGTGGTGAGGCAAGACACGCACAGGATGGACAGGAGGTGTACGATGATGTAGGCGGAGGTGATGAAGTCAATAA tCTACCAGATG CAATTGAATGTGATGATATTTATGAGTGTGCAGATGATACTCAAGCTGATTTCAG CTTCCCCCCTCCACCCCCCCTTGGGTTTAATGGTGTGG ctcaaacagtagaaCATAGGTTTGATTCCCTGGGAATGCATGAACAAAGAAAGTACGAAAAAA ATATCACTGATGATACGTATGATGATGTGAATCCAACAGACTTCCCTTCACCTCCTTCTCCTGACAG TTTTCCAACATTCAGCTCAACAAGCAAGACAAACGAGATGGacccaaagaaaaaaaaaaagtttgagaaggAGGAGAAAGAGTTTAGGAAGAAGTTTAAA TATAATGCAGAAATCAAAGTGCTTTATCAAGCTACTGTCCTCCAGTCACTGTCTATAAAGAAGTTTGGTAATAAAGACCTGCCGATAAAACCCGGAGAAATGATTGacgtgatagttcacccagtaGATGACAAAATCATTGGCCGTAACAGCGAAGGGAAAT TTGGCTATGTGTCGACTGCTAATTTGGAGCA GGACGGATCTGTTTATGATGATGTTGGTGATG ACTGCATCTACGACAACGACTAA